A window of Stenotrophomonas indicatrix genomic DNA:
GCTTCAAGGCGCCCTATTTCGCCAGCATCGCCCCGCGCATCACGCGCCTGGAGAACGGCCGCTGCGAGGGCACGCTGGCCGACCGCCGCAAGGTGCGCAACCACATCGGCACGGTGCACGCGATCGCAATGTGCAACCTGGCCGAACTGACCGCCGGGCTGATGGTCGATGCGTCGCTGCCCAAGGGCATGCGCTGGATCCCGAAGGGCATGCAGGTGCAGTACCTGGCCAAGGCGCGCGGCACGCTGCAGGCGACGGCATTGCCGGCGCAGCCGATCGTGGTGGCGACCGAAGGCTATGCGTTGCCGGTGACGGTGAGTGTGCGCGACCGCGCGGGAACGGAGGTGTTCAGCGCGGTCATCGACATGTGGGTGTCGCCGGCGAAGTGATGTTGCCGCGAACGGCGCAGCCCCTCGTGGGTGGATGCTGAAAAGCGGTTCATCGGTTGGGCCGGAGGGGTGGGATGCCCAGGGGACGCCGTGAATACGTCCCTGTAGGCTCGGGCGCGCCATCCATGGCGCTTACGCCCCTGCGCATCCCACCCCTCCGGCCTCTGACAGATCTCTGCGGCGTCCACCCACGCAAGAGAAAAAGAAGAGCAAAAGCAAAAAAGCGGCCCGGCGGCCGCTTTTTTCATGCGCACAGAACCCACGAGCGCAGCGACCTGCTGTTGCTCTTGATCTTCTTTTCTTCTCCGTGGGCTGGCCGCGCACGGAACCTGTCAGGGGTCGGGCGGGTGGGCGGTGCAGGGGCGTTGGCGCCATGGATGGCGCCAACGAGCCTACAGGGGTGAGGGCGCTTTGCTTGCGAAGCATTGCTTCGCGAGCGACCGAACGCACAGCCGCCAGCGGCTGGGCCGGGCCCCGGAGGGGTACTTGCGGCGTCCCCCGCGAACCCAACCCGCCCGACCAACCCCATGACAGCTCTACGCGACCAACCCACGAGGGGCTGTGCCGTTGGCCGGAAATCACGCCAGTGCGCGAAACACCAACGCCAGGATCGCCGGCACCGCCTGGATCATGAAGATGCGTCGGCTCACGCTGTAGGCGCCATAGCACCCCGCCACCACCACGCACATCAGCGAGAACGTCACCAGCACCGGCTGCGCCAGCACCAGCCCCACCACGATGCCCGCCGCCAGGAAGCCGTTGTACAGGCCCTGGTTGGCCGCCAGCACGCGCGTGGTCTCCGCCTTCTCCGGTGAATTGCGGAACGTCTTCAGGCCCAGCGGCCGGGTCCACAGGAACATCTCCAGCACCAGGAAATAAACGTGCAGCAGAGCGACCAGCAGGGTCAGGGCGAGCGCGATCCAGTACATGGGCAGTTCCTTGGACAGGGATGGAGAATGGGGTCGGATCCCTTACCCTGTGGGAAAGGGATCCGACCCCGGAAAATCAACGGTCGCGCGGCAGCTTCTTCTCTTCGCGCAGCACACCGAACGCCGCCAGGGTCATCAAGCCGGCGACGACCACGCCACCGACGAACACCACGTGCGAACCGAACAGCGACAGCCCCTTGTGCAGCCAGGCGAAGGTCAGGTCGGCGCCGCGGTACACCACCGTGTCGATCGCTGCGCCGGCCTTGTAGCGCCACTGCCGGTCCACGCGGGTGTAGATGGTTTCGCGGGCCGGCTTGGCCAGGGCGAACTCGCTGGCGCGGGTCATCACCTGCACCACCGCCACCATCAGCGGCATCGGCGATGCGGCCAGCACCGAGAAGCCGATCAGGATCGCAAAACCGGGAATCAGCAACGCCGGGGCGATGCCGTGGCGCGACAGCAACCAGCGGGTCAGCCCGAGCTGCATCAACAGCGCCAGCGCGTTCACCGCCAGGTCGATGCGCGAGAAGAAGGCGGTGGCAGCGCCTGCATCGTTGAACGAGGCACGTACGATGCTGGCCTGCTGGTTGTACAGCAAGGTGCCGACACCCACGCCGAACACCACCATGATCGCCAGCCAGCGCAGCAGGGGCTCGCGCACGATCAGCTTCAGGCCATCGAGCACGCTGCCGCCCATCGGCTGCTCACCCGACACCAACTGCTGCTCACGCTCGCGCAGCACCGCCCAGTGGCGCAGGCGCCAGATGCACAACAGGCATACGACCAGGAAGCCGGCCGAAACCAGCATCAGGTTGGCGATGCCCACCCGCTGCACCAGCGCACTGGTGATGATCGGGCCGAGGAAGGCGCCAACAGTGCCGGCCGCACCGATGTAGCCGTAGTAGGCCCGCGCCTGCGCATTGGAGAACACATCGGCCATGAAGCTCCAGAACACCGCGACCGCAAACAGGTTGAACACGGTGATCCAGAAGAAGAACGCCATGCCCCGCCCGGGTACGCCGCTGTCGAACAGTGCGTAGAAGCCCAGCAGGGTGGCGATGAAGAAGCCGTACACCGCCGGCAGGAACACCCGCCGCGGGAAGCGGCTGACCAGCCAGCCATAGACCGGCTGCAGCACCAGCATGATCACGAATACGCAGGAGAACAGGAACTGCAGGACGAAGTCCTTCAGGGCGATGCCATGGCTGGCGAACCAGGCGATCAACGCCGCCGGGAACACCGTCTCCAGGTCGGCCGAAGCGGCCATCGCCTCGCGTACCGGCCGCAGCACGTAGTAGCCGCTGAGCAGGCAGAAGAAGTACAGGAACGACCACCACAGCGCCGGCGACTCGCGCAGCGCGGCCAGCAGGCCCTTCAGTGCCCCGCTCTCCCGCGCCGCGCTCACGCGGCTCCCCTCGCCCGCAAACGGCGGTTGGACAGCGGCATGGCAGGCTCCGGGGGCAGTGAAGCGCGTACGTTATCCAATGCACTGCAACATCGCCAGCGCAGGCGGCGCCGATGGCTGCAACGCAGTGTCACGGACTGGCCCGGCGGACACCTTGTGATACACGCTTTTCTGGCGTCAAAAATCCAACTTTTTCAACGAGATGCGCATTCATCTTCGCTTTGTTTGTGCACAGGCGAAAAGCGGCGCTAGAATCATCCCCAGCAGTCGCGCACGGGTTCCAACCGATGAAAAAGAACAGCCTGCGTCGTCCGATCCGTTCGGCGGCCACCGGTTTGCTGGGCATGTTGATGCCCCTTGCCTTGTCCACCACCGCGCAGACCCCGCCGGCGTTGCCGCCGATGCCGACCAACATCGAAACCGCCACCGGTGGCGCCGTCGCTCACACCCAGCCTGCGGCCTACCGCACCGGGCTGGTGCCGCAGGTGCAGTTGCCCGCTGCCGGTTTCAACGTCGCCAACATCGAATCGATGGCGCAGCAGCTCACCTATGGCGAGCGCGTGCCCGGCATGGCAGTGGCTATCGTGCAGGGCGGCCGCGTGCTCAGCGCGCGCGGCTACGGCGTCACCGACGTCAACAACCCGTTGCCGGTCGACGCCCACACCGTGTTCCGTCTGGCGTCGCTGTCCAAGGCCTTCGCCGGCACCATGGCCGGCCTGCTGGTCAACGATGGCACCCTGCGCTGGGACAGCAAGGTCACCGACTACGTGCCGGGCTTCCGCCTGAACTCGCCGGAGGCCACCGACCGCCTGACCGTGGCCGATGTACTCAGCCACCGCGTCGGCCTGCCGTACAACGCCTATGACCGCGACATCGAAGGCAATGCCGAGTACTACGCGCTGACCCAGAAGCTGGCCAACACCAGCCTGAAGTGCCTGCCGGGCGACTGCTACGCCTACCAGAACGTGGCCTTCAGCCTGATCGGCGACGTCGTGTATGCGGCCTCCGGCAGCTTCTACGAGCAGTCGGTCGAACGCCGCATCTTCAAGCCGCTGGGCATGAACGATGCCAGCCTCGGCCTGGCCGGCATCCAGGCCAGCTCGCGCTGGGCGCGCCCGCACGTGCGCAGCCGCAATGGCTGGGTATCGCTGACGCCGAAGCCGACCTATTACCGCGTCGCCCCTGCTGCCGGCGTCAACGCCAGCGCCAGTGACATGGCGCAGTGGTTGCTGGCCCATACCGGCCACCGTCCGGACGTGCTGCCGGCGCCGCTGCTGGCCACGCTGCACTCCAGCCTGATCAACACACCGGGCGAGATGCGTTCGGGCTGGCGCCGCGAACGCCTGCACTCGGCCGGCTACGCGCTGGGCTGGCGCACCTTCGACTACGCAGGTCACGATGTCGTGTTCCATGCCGGCGCGGTGCAGGGCTACCGCGGCCTTGTTGCACTGGTGCCCGAGCGCGACCTCGGCATCGCCATCATGTGGAACGGTGAAAGCGGCCTGCCCAGCGGTCTGCTGCCGACCGTGCTCGACGCAGCCCTCGGCCTGCCGTCGCAGCGTTGGCTGGACGTGGACACCGACTTCGGCAGCGACAACCTGATGGCCGAGGGCGCCACCCCGGCACAGCAGGACAAGCGCAAGGGCAAGGGTGCCTCGGGCAACCGCGCGGTGGCCTCGCCGCGCTGAGCTGGCGAGCTCGACGTTAAGCAGAAGGGCGGCCCTCGGGTCGCCCTTTTTCGTATGCGCTTGCGCGTCTTCCACGTGACGCCAAGCCCTTGCCGTTCGTGCCGGAGGTTAGTGGGCGAAGTAGTGCATTCCGCCATCCACCGGAATCACCGCCCCGGTGATGTACCCCGCCAACGGCGACGCCAGGAACGCAACCAGGTGCGCGACCTCCTCTGGTTCGCCGAAACGCCCCATCGGGATGTTGCGGGCGATGAACTCACGCCGGCTCTCTTCCGTGGGATGCAGCCGATCCAGGATCTGCGCGCTGTTGATCCGCCCCGGCGCGATCGAGTTGATGGTGATGCCCTCGCCCGCCACATCGCAGGACAGCCCCTTGCTCCACAGATGCAGCGCCGCCTTCGCCGGGCTCGCGGCATTCACCGCACGCGGCTCCATCGACCCGCTGAGGTTGATCACACGCCCCCAGCCATTGGCCCGCATCGACGGCAGCAACGCCTGCGTCAGCCGTCGTGCCGCCGAGAAGTTCAGTGCCATCGCCTCGTCCCACACCTCGTCTGCTGCGGCCACCCCGGCCAACCGTGCGCCACCGGCCGCGTTGACCAGGATGTCCACGTGCTGCAGCGCCTGCAGCGAAGCGCTGGCGATGCGCTGCACATCGTCGGCGTCGGTCAGATCGCCCACCAACACGACGGGTACCGGTACACCCGCCGCCTCGATTGCGGCCGCCACAGATTGCAACGGCGCCTGCTGCCGCGCGGTGATCGCCACGCGCACACCCTGCGTCGCCAGTACCCGCGCAACACCTGCGCCGATGCCACTGCCTGCGCCGGTGACCAGCGCGGTACGTCCTTCAAGATCCAATTTCATGTGTTGCCCTGTCAGGTTCTGCCGGCCCATCTGGCCGTGCGGACATGCTCTTTGAACACCCTCGATTGATAAACTCCGGCGAGGTTTCAACATTCAGAACCCGGGGTGTCAGATGAACCTGTTGGAGAGCATGCAGGTCTATGTGCTGGCCGTGGAAAAGGGCAGCCTCAGTGCCGCGGCATCGGCACTGGACATCTCCGCGACGATGGCCGGCAAGCACCTGCGCGCCCTGGAAGAACGGCTGGGCATGCAGCTGTTGAACCGCACGACCCGTCGGCAGCACATGACCGCTTTCGGTGAGGCCTACTACGGCCGCTGCAAAGAGATCCTGCGCCTGGTGGAGGAAACCGATGCGCAGGCCCAGCATCACCATCTGGCACCGGCGGGCACGCTGCGGATCAGTGCACCGGTGATCTTCGGCACGCATGCGCTGGTGCCGGCACTGTCGACCTACATGGACCGCTACCCCGAGGTCAGTGTCGAACTGGTCCTGACCGATCGCGTGGTCGAACTGGCCGATGAGGGATTCGAGGCCGCCATCCGCATCGGCACGCTTGCCGACGCCACGCATCTGGTGGCGCGCCCGCTCAGCCCCTACCGGCTGACCCTGTGTGCATCACCGGCCTATCTCGCACGGCATGGCACGCCGCACAACGCGCAGGAGCTGCAGCAGCATCAATGCCTGTCGCTGGATCCGGCTGCGCTGTCGCACTGGCTGGGCAACGAAGTGGCATTGCCAGCGCCGCCTTCGGGACGGTTGCAGATCAACAACGGCGAAGCGTTGCGACTGGCCGCGCTGCAGGGCCTGGGCATCATCCTGCAGTCGAGCCTGCTGCTGGCAGCGGACATCGATGCGGGTGGCCTGGTCCCGTTGCTGCCGGAACATGGCCGGCGCGGTCGTCCCATGCACGTGGTCTATCCGCACGACCGTTATCACTCGACCCGGCTGCGCAGCTTCGTGGATTTCCTGGTCGAGCGGTTTCCCTGCGACGCACCGGGTGAACGCAGCTGGCCAGGCGCAGGCAGCCCATAAAAAAACCCCCTCCCCGCTGGGCAGTCGGGGAAGGGGTCTCAGGGTACGGCTATCGGGAAGTACTTAGATCAGCGGTGCCGGAGTTGCCGGAAGGGCCACCGGAGCGGCCTTCTTCTTGCGGGCGGCCGGCTTGCGCTTAGCAACCTTCTTGGCAGCCTTCTTCGGGGCAGCCTTCTTGGTCGCCTTCTTCGCAGTCTTCTTCACTGCCTTCTTGGCGGTCTTCTTTGTCGCCTTCTTCACTGCCTTCTTGGCGACCTTCTTGGCCGGCTTGCGGGCAGTGGTCTTCTTGGCGGCTTTCTTGGCAGTCTTCTTGGTGGCCTTCTTGGCTACCTTCTTGACGGCCTTCTTCGCGGTCTTCTTTACGGCCTTCTTGGCAGCGGACTTCTTGGCTACCTTCTTGGCCGCCTTCTTCACTGTCTTCTTCGCCGTGGCCTTCTTGGCGACCTTCTTGGCAGCCTTCTTCACTGCCTTCTTGGCAGTCGCCTTCTTCGCGACCTTCTTCACTGCCTTCTTGGCAGCGGCCTTCTTGGCGACCTTCTTCACCGCTTTCTTGGCGGCGGGCTTTTTCTTCGCAGCTTTCTTGGTTGCCATGGTGATGGCTCCTCGTCAGTGATAGGGAGTTGAAACGCCCAGGTGGATCAAACCCGCCCATGCTGCGTGCGGGGACCGCCGGCGCGTCGGGCGCGCCGTTACGGATGCGGTGATGCCCGCCACGATCGGCGGAGCAGGCATCGGAACAGGGGTCGCCTTGCATTTCTCCGGGGGAAGCGGAGCCATGTCCACCGTCTTGAGGATCGCGGTGGTCTTCGAGGGGCTGCTTCGCATCGGACGATTGATTCTGCGCACTCGGTTTGGCAGGCAAGGTCTGCTGAGGCGAAACCTAATCACGGTTTTTTTTACTGTCAACAACCCCCGCGAAAAATTTTCACATCCGCCGCGTCCCGGAAGCCCTTCCCGCGCCTGCCGATGTTCCTCCGCGAGCGCCGGCAAACACCGCATCGCGCATCGTCGCTGCCATCAACTGGGCACGAACAGCGAAGAAAAAACACTTGAAATAAGCACTCTGCGTCATGTAGGGGCCTGAAGCGGAACGCTACGCGGCGGCGCGGCCATGCATGGCAACGCACGCGCCAACGCCAGCACAACGGACCTGCAACAAGGCCAAAAACTTTTCACATCCGGGCGCGCCGCCGCGGGGGTGGAAACGCGGATTTGCGCAAAACTGCGCACGCCTTTTGCCCGCGCTCAACACCGACTGATGCCATGGCGATGGCATGCGGCGAACCGGCCGGCATAAGTTCGAAGCCTCCTCCAAAACGAAAACGGCCACCCGAGGGTGGCCGTTTTCGTACCGGGGAAACGACGACTCAGTGCTCGTCGTCTTCCAGGCCTTCGGCGTACGCGTCCGGGTCCAGCAGCTCGTTGAGCTCGTCGCTGTTGGACACTTCGACGACGAACATCCAGCCATCGCCGTAGGCGTCTTCGTTGATGGTTTCCGGCTTGTCGGCCAGTGCCGAGTTGACCTCGACGATGGTGCCGCTGATCGGGCTGTAGACGTCGGAGGCGGCCTTCACCGACTCGACGACCGCGATCTGCTCGTTGGCCTTGGCGGTCGCGCCGACTTCGGGCAGCTCGACGTAGACCAGGTCACCCAGCAGGCCCTGGGCGTGGTCGGAAATACCGACGGTCACGCGGCCATTGCCTTCGACACGGGCCCACTCATGGGACTTGAGGAACTTGAGGTCGCCGGGGATCTCGCTCATGGGACTGCTCCAGAGATATGCAGGGGGTGGAAAAAACGGGGCTAGTGTAACCAACCGGCCGCCACTGCTGGCAGTGACGACCGGCATGTTTGGATCAGGCGTCGCCAAGCACGCCGGGCTGGGCCTGGCCTTCGCGCACGAACGGGAACTTGACCACCCGCACCGGCACCTGACGGCCGCGGATGTCGACGGTGACCTGGCCGAGTTCACCGCCCGGCACGCGTGCGAATGCGATGCCCTTGGCCAGGGTCGGCGAGAAGGTGCCGGACAGGATCTCGCCCTGGCCGCCGGCAGTGGTGACCGCCTGGCCATGGCGCAGCACGCCCTTCTCATCCATCACAAGGCCGATCATCTGACGTGCGTTGCCAGCCGCCTTCTGCGCCTCCAGCACGTCGCGGCCGATGAAGTCGCGGCCCTCGTCCAGCGACACCGTCCAGGCCAGCGCCGCTTCGTAGGGGCTGATTGCTTCGTCCATGTCCTGGCCGTACAGATTCATGCCGGCTTCCAGGCGCAGGGTATCGCGCGCGCCAAGACCGGCCGGCTTCACGCCGGCAGCAAGCAGGCGGTTCCAGAACGCGACCACGGCATCCTGCGGCAGCAGGATCTCGAAACCGTCTTCGCCGGTGTAGCCGGTGCGGGCAACGAACAGTTCAACGCCGTCGTCGGACTGCACCTGCAGCGCGGCGAAACGGCCGAGCTTGCCCAGCGACTCACGGTCGGATTCGCGGGCCAGGCCGATGACGATGTCGCGCGCCTGCGGCCCCTGCACGGCGAGGATCGCCAGGTCCGGACGCTGTTCGACCGAGACGTTGAACGGCGCAGCCTGCTCGCGCAGCCACGCCAGATCCTTCTCGCGGGTGGAGGCGTTGACCACCATGCGGAAGAAGTCCTCGCCCAGGTAATAGACGATCAGGTCGTCGATGACGCCGCCCTGCGGATTCAGCATGCACGAGTACAACGCCTTGCCGGTGGCCTTGAGCTTGTCGACCGAGTTGGCCAGCAGGCGGCGCAGGAACGGCTTGACCTGGTCGCCGCGCAGGTCGACCACGGTCATGTGGCTGACGTCGAACACGCCCGACTCACGACGCACCAGGTGGTGCTCGTCCAGCTGCGAGCCGTAGTGGATGGGCATGTCCCAACCCCCGAAATCGACCATCTTGGCGCCAAGGGCGCGGTGGGTATCGTTGAGCAGCGTCTTCTGGGTCATGACCGGGTCCGGCAGCAGAGGAAACAAGAACGCGCATTATCCCAGATCGGTCGGCCGCAGGTCGCGCCGCAGCGCAGCGGGGGGATGTTGGCCGGCCTGCGGCCGGCGGGCGCTTTCTACAAGCCAGGGCGCAAAGCGCAAAGCCGAAGCGCGTCGGCTCTGGGTTCTCTCGGCTTGGTCGGAGCAGCGTGGGCACGCGGGGGACGCCGTAAACCCATCCCTGGGGGCTTGGCCGCCGCATCCATGCGGCGGACACCCCCGCGCGCCCACGCTGCCCCTCCCTTCCGGAGTTCCCGGTGACGGGACGGAAGGCAAGAGCGGTTGTGGATGTCGATACATATATGGAGAGAAGGGTCGGAGCCTTTCCTGCGGAAAGGGATCCGACCCCGGGCACACAGAGCGCAGCGACCGGCGTTTGCTTCCCGCTTTTGATTTCTTTTCCGTGGTCTGGACGCGCACGGAAACTGTCGGGGGTCGGGCGGGTGGGCTGGGCAGGGGTGTCCGCGGCATGGATGCCGCGGCCAAGCCTACAAGGACGTACTTGCGGCGCCCCCCCGCCCCCCCCCCCCCCCCCCCCCCCCCCCCCCCCCCCCCCCCCCCCCCCCCCCCCCCCGGCCGCCCCCCCCCCCGCCGCCCCCCGCCCCCCCCCCCCCCCCCCCGCCCCCCCCTGCACCGCCACCACCCGAACCAGCGTGCCGGCCGGCAACTCCGGCCCACCCACCTGCCACGACGCGTCGTCGATGCTGACCCTGCCCTGTCCGGCAACGATGGCCTGCTGCAAGGGCACCACCCGCCCGACCAGTTGTTCAGCGCGGCGGTTCAGCAGCGGCGCGTCGCTCTGCCGCGCACGCGGCTTGCCCCAGTGCCGGTAGCACTGGATCGACAGCACGCTCAGCACCACTAAAGCGACCACCTGCCACAGCACCGGGATATCGGCGAACACCGCTACCAGCGCGAACACCGCCGCCGCACCGATGCCGATCCACAGCATGAACGCGCCGGGCGCCAGCGCTTCGGCGGCGAACAGCAGCAAGGCCAACGCACCCCAGGCAACGACTTCCCAGCGCATGTCAGCCTCCGATCGGTGGCGGCCGCTTTGCCGGCGGCCGGGTTTCCTGGTTGGACAGGGCCTGCTTGGCCAGCTCGGCCACGCCGGCGATCGAACCAATCACTCCGCTGGCCTCCATCGGCATCAGCACCAGCTTCTGGTTCGGCGACGTGGCCAGTTCCTTGAACGCTTCCACATACTTCTGGGCGATGAAGTAGTTGATGGCCTGGACGTCGCCGTCGGCGATCGCCGCCGACACCACCTGGGTCGCCTTGGCTTCGGCTTCGGCCAGGCGCTCGCGCGCTTCGGCGTCGCGGAATGCGGCCTCGCGCCGCCCCTCCGCTTCCAGCACCGTGGCCTGCTTCTCGCCTTCGGCACGCAGGATCTCGGACTGCCGCGAACCTTCCGCCTCGAGGATCTGCGCGCGCTTCTCGCGCTCGGCCTTCATCTGCCGTGCCATCGCATCGAGCAGGTCGCGCGGCGGCTGGATGTCGCGGATCTCGATGCGGTTGACCTTCACGCCCCACGGGTTGGTCGCATGATCGACCACGCTGAGCAGCTTGGCGTTGATCACCTCGCGCTGGCTGAGCGATTCATCCAGGTCCATCGAGCCGATCACGGTACGGATGTTGGTCTGCACCAGGGCGATCATCGCCACTTCCAGCACCGATACCTCGTAGGCGGCCTTGGCCGCGTCCAGTACCTGGAAGAACACCACGCCATCGACGCGCACGGCGGCGTTGTCCTTGGTGATCACTTCCTGGCCGGGCACGTCCAGCACCTGTTCCATCATGTTCACCTTGCGCCCCACCCCGTAGACGATCGGGATCAGGAAATGCAGGCCGGGCGACATGGTGTGGGTGTAACGGCCGAACCGCTCGACGGTCCATTCATAGCCCTGTGGCACCATCCGCACTGCCTTGAACAGGATGACCACGGCCACGAAGGCCAGCACCGCGCTGAAGAACATGGTCGGGAACATCGCGCTTTCCTTATGGGAGACGTCCGGAGCCCAGCATAGCGCGTGGATGCAGGCGATGCGGGTACCGCACGTTCCAGCCGAAAGCAGCCGGGCGTGGCCCGGCGCTGCAGGATAAACCCGGTCAGATCCGGGTCGTGGCCAGGAAGCGCTCGCGGTCCTGCTGGGTCTGCCGGCGGATCTCGGCCAGCGCCTGGCTTTCGGTCGCCTCCAGCATCGCCTCGAACAGGCGCTGGAAGTGATGGCGCATCGCATTGCGTGCAGCGACGGGATCGCGCGCGCGCAGCCCCTCGAAGATCGCCATGTGCTCGTCGGCGCGGCTGGCACCATCGTCATGGCACACCCGTGCGTAGACCTCGGTCACCCGCGGCAGCTCGCTGCGCATGCGCCAGATCTGCTGCACGAAATACTCGACCACCGGGTTGCCCGACAGGCGGGCGATGGCCAGGTGGAAGCGGCGGTCGTAGTCGCCGGCCTCTTCATCGGTAAGGTCACGACGGCACAGCGCTTCAGCCAGCACCTGCAGCTCGGCGATGCCGGCCTCATCGATATTGCTTGCCGCCAGCGCTGCAGCTTCCGCTTCGAACACGGCACGCGCCGCGGTCAGGTCGAAGGCGCTGATATCGGGCAGCCCGCCGGCAGCCTGGGCCGGGCGCGGCTTCACATAGACGCCCGAACCGATACGGATCGCGATCCAGCCCTGCGCTTCCAGGGCGATTTCCGCCTCACGGATGGTGACCCGGCTGACGCCGAAGCGTTCGGCAAGTTCACGTTCGCCCGGCAGGCGCGAACCCGACGGATATTCGCCATCCTCGATCAGCTTGCGGAGCTTGGCGGCGATGGTCTGGTAGAGACGGTTGGCGGACATGCGGCTGACCCTTGGCGGTTCCCTCCGGGCCCGTCCCCGGCCACCGGGCACGGTGCGGGTCCGGTTGGAGCGACGGCGCGACCATTGGCCGCGCCGCCCTGTTCAGAACTTGTATCGTACACCGAAATACGCGCGCCGCCCGTAGCTCACCACCTCGCGGAAATTCCCGTAAAGCGGCTGGTACGCCACGCGTGGCTCGTCGGTCAGGTTCATCAGTTCCAGCGACAGCGACAGCTGCTTGTTCACCCGGTAACGCAAGCGCAGGTCGACGCTGGTGTTGTCATCGTAGTAGCGGTTCTGCTGCGCCGTGTTGCCGGTGAAGTCCTGGTAATAGTGCGAACGGAACTTGCCGATGGCCTGGATGTTGAAGCGGCCCACATCCCAGTAGAGGGAACCGGACAGCACATGCCGCGAGAAGCCGCTCAGGCCGGCCGGCGGAACGATGGCCGGAATGATCGATCCATCGGCGGCCAACTGCTCGCCCAACCGCGAATCCTGCGTCTGGTAGTCGGCGTCGGCATAGTTGTAGCTGACCTTGAAGCCGAGGCCATCGAACGGCTTGGGCAGGTACGAGAACCGGTGGGTGGCACTGAGCTCGATACCGGTCAGGGTGCTGTCTTCATCGGTGGTCACCTGCTGGCGCACCGGCACGGTCACCGTCTGTCCGTTGAGGGTGTAGGTCTCCGGCACCAGCGCGGTAGCGGTGCCGCCGTTGAACTGCTTCCAGTACACCGCACCGGCCAGCAGCGTATCCGGGTTCGCATACCACTCAAGCGAGACATCGCCGTTCCAGGACATCAGCGGCTGCGCAGCCGGATTGCCGCTGGCACTGATGTCGTCCAGCGCGTCGGCCAGGCCGGTATAGGTGGCATCGCTGCTGACATTGATGGTTCGCCCGGCACCGAGTGCGGCGATGTCCGGGCGTGACATCGCCCGATACGCGCCCACCCGCAGCAACAGGTCCGGCTTCAGCTCGAA
This region includes:
- a CDS encoding SPFH domain-containing protein; protein product: MFPTMFFSAVLAFVAVVILFKAVRMVPQGYEWTVERFGRYTHTMSPGLHFLIPIVYGVGRKVNMMEQVLDVPGQEVITKDNAAVRVDGVVFFQVLDAAKAAYEVSVLEVAMIALVQTNIRTVIGSMDLDESLSQREVINAKLLSVVDHATNPWGVKVNRIEIRDIQPPRDLLDAMARQMKAEREKRAQILEAEGSRQSEILRAEGEKQATVLEAEGRREAAFRDAEARERLAEAEAKATQVVSAAIADGDVQAINYFIAQKYVEAFKELATSPNQKLVLMPMEASGVIGSIAGVAELAKQALSNQETRPPAKRPPPIGG
- a CDS encoding FadR/GntR family transcriptional regulator — encoded protein: MSANRLYQTIAAKLRKLIEDGEYPSGSRLPGERELAERFGVSRVTIREAEIALEAQGWIAIRIGSGVYVKPRPAQAAGGLPDISAFDLTAARAVFEAEAAALAASNIDEAGIAELQVLAEALCRRDLTDEEAGDYDRRFHLAIARLSGNPVVEYFVQQIWRMRSELPRVTEVYARVCHDDGASRADEHMAIFEGLRARDPVAARNAMRHHFQRLFEAMLEATESQALAEIRRQTQQDRERFLATTRI